One stretch of Euphorbia lathyris chromosome 7, ddEupLath1.1, whole genome shotgun sequence DNA includes these proteins:
- the LOC136235411 gene encoding alkylbase DNA glycosidase-like protein mag2, giving the protein MGEQTQNQELPQPQPQSQPQPQPQSQIETQVQILPPNDPAASVTSTTGFPQQIACPPAKIPPSRPRKVRKLFPDDSATTTNDPNSSQITTTPSETPKTTAKSTKTKTAQSRALVVAPPRIVARSLSCPGEVDNAIRHLRNADPLISSLIDLHNPPTFDTFHTPFLALTRSILYQQLAFKAGTSIYTRFISLCGGEAGVLPETVLALTPQQLRQIGVSGRKASYLHDLARKYHNGILSDAAIVNMDDRSLFTMLTMVNGIGSWSVHMFMIFSLHRPDVLPINDLGVRKGVQLLYNLEELPRPSQMDQLCEKWRPYRSVASWYLWRFVEANGSPSSAVAVATGVGLTQQQKEEQQQPQLLDPINSILNLGACAWGQ; this is encoded by the exons ATGGGAGAGCAAACACAAAACCAAGAACTGCCTCAACCGCAACCGCAATCGCAACCGCAACCCCAGCCCCAATCTCAAATCGAAACGCAGGTTCAGATTCTGCCCCCCAATGACCCCGCCGCTTCCGTTACTTCCACCACTGGTTTTCCTCAGCAAATTGCCTGTCCTCCGGCTAAAATCCCTCCTTCCCGTCCTCGTAAAGTCCGGAAACTCTTCCCCGACGATTCCGCCACCACCACCAACGACCCTAATTCCTCTCAAATAACGACCACACCCAGCGAAACCCCCAAAACAACTGCCAAATCCACCAAAACTAAAACTGCGCAATCGCGAGCCCTTGTCGTTGCCCCTCCGCGTATTGTAGCTAGATCGCTTTCCTGCCCAGGCGAAGTGGATAACGCGATTCGTCATCTTCGCAACGCCGATCCTCTTATCTCATCCTTAATTGACCTCCATAATCCTCCTACCTTCGATACTTTCCACACTCCGTTTCTAGCTTTGACCAGGAGCATTCTTTATCAGCAGTTAGCATTTAAAGCCGGTACTTCAATCTACACTCGTTTTATTTCTCTGTGTGGAGGAGAGGCCGGTGTTCTCCCCGAGACGGTTCTTGCTTTGACTCCCCAACAGCTTAGGCAAATTGGCGTATCGGGGCGGAAAGCCAGTTATCTTCATGACCTTGCTAGGAAGTATCACAATGGGATATTGTCTGATGCCGCAATTGTAAATATGGATGATAGGTCTCTTTTTACTATGCTTACTATGGTTAATGGGATTGGTTCTTGGTCTGtgcatatgtttatgattttctCGCTACATAGACCAGATGTGTTGCCCATTAATGATCTCGGAGTGAGGAAAGGGGTGCAGTTGCTGTACAATTTGGAGGAGTTGCCCCGTCCGTCACAAATGGATCAATTGTGTGAAAAATGGAGGCCATACAGGTCAGTGGCGTCCTGGTACCTTTGGAGATTCGTCGAGGCAAACGGGTCACCTTCCAGTGCAGTGGCAGTGGCAACCGGTGTTGGTCTGACTCAGCAACAGAAAGAGGAGCAGCAGCAACCTCAGCTTCTTGACCCGATAAATAGTATTCTCAACCTTGG GGCCTGTGCTTGGGGACAATGA